CAGTCGGGCCACGAGCACGGACACCAGCCCCTTGGTGCAGGAGAAGATGACCGCGGCGGTGTCCTCCCCCCAGGGCTCCGCCGCCCGGGCGTCCTTCACGCCGCCCCAGAGGTCGACCACTTTCTCGCCGCCGCGGTAAACGGACAGGGCCGCGCCCATGTCCGGACGGCCGTCGAACCCTTCCACGAACGCTTGCCGGGTGCGCTCGAATCCGGGGGCGGTGGTGCCGTGGACGGCCGGGGTGGACGCGGTGCTCATGGGGATCCTCTCGGGAGTGCCGTGCAGGGGAATGCGTGATGTCAGTCCGAAGCTATCGCGTTTCGGTGTCCGGTGGTGGGGATTCCGGTCCGTTCTGTGGGCTTCCCCTCCGGCCGTGGGGCTGGACGCGGCACGCAGGACGCCTAGGCTGGTCTCATGCGAGTGAAGATGTGCAGTATCCATGTGACCGACCCCGCCGCGGCCCACGCCGTCTACACCGAGAAGTTCGGTTTCGACACCCTGATGGCGATCCCCGAGGCCAATCTCTTCATCGTCCAGGACGCCTCCATTCCGGGCGGCCCGGGCCTGCTGCTCGAACCGAGTGACAACCCCATCGGCGAGGACTACCGCTCCCGCGTCTACGAAGCCGGGATGCCGGCGATCGTCTTCGGCGTCGAGGACGTCGCCGCCGAGGCCACGCGTCTCGCCGCCGCCGGACTGCGCGTGGTCGGTGAGCCCGTCGTGGACCCGTCCGGGACCTACGTGGACGTGGACGACTCCTGCGGCAACCTCATCCGCCTGCACCAGGACTGATGTGGATTCCCTGACCTTCCTGTACGTCCCGGGCGTCACGCCGGGGAAATGGATCCGCCGCTGGGAAGAGCGGATGCCGCAGATCGCGCTGGAGCGCCGCCTGGTGGACGACGACGCCGCGGCCACCCTGGCGCTGCTCGATGCCGGTGAGGCGGACCTCGCCTTCGTCCGCGTCCCCGCCGGGACCGCCGCGACGCTGCGTGAGGGCCGTTTCGCGATCCCGCTCTACGAGGAGCAGCAGGCCGTGGTGGCCGCCAAGGGCCACGAGATCACTGCCTTCGAGGAGCTCGCCCTGGAGGACCTGGAGGGCGAGACGATTCTCGACAACTCCCTCGAGGGACTGCAGGCGCTGGGCGGGCTGGAGATGGCGCTCGAGGTCGTGGCCAGCGGCGCCGGGCTTCTGGTCCTGCCGCTGCCCGAGGTACGGCACCTGAACAATCCGGACGTCGTGGCCCGGCGCCTGCATGACACCGCGCCGAGTGAGATCGTCCTCGTGTGGCGGCAGGACGCGGATTCGGACCGGATCCAGGAGTTCGTGGGGATCGTCCGTGGACGCCGCGCCGATTCCGGTCGCCAGCCCTCGGTGAACCAGGAGCAGCAGGCGCAGGCGGCGAAGGCCCGGAAGACGCGCAGCGCCGTGGCCGGAGCTCACGGGGCGTCCAAGGGCAAGAGCGGCGCCCAGAAGGGGCGATCGGGCGGGAAGCCGGCCCCGGGGAAGCCAGGTGGCGGCAAAGGGTCCGGTCGCGGGCGCGGCAAGCCGCCGTCGTCGGGCCGCAAGGGGCGCTGAGCGCGCGGCTGCCTGTTCGTTAAACGCCGAGTTCGGGGGTTCCTTCCGGTTTCGTGGCCTGCAGACCACGGTTTCGGAAGGAACCCCCGAACTCGGCGCTTTAAGCGGTGGGGCGGTGTGCGTCAGACGGCCGCGGGGACCTGCTCCGGCTCGGTGTCCGTCGCGGTCTCGGTGGCCGGTGACTGCTCGCCGTCGCGCTTCTTGCGGCCCTTGCCGTAGCGGAAGTGGAAGAACACGTAGCAGGCCACCGTGAACGGGACGCCGATGTAGAGAGCTGCGACCTGGGTGGGGTCGAAGGCGATGCCGACCATCGAGGCGAAGCAGGCCGTGAAGGCCAGGATCGGCACGAGCGGGAAGAACGGCGCCCGGTACGGCAGGGTGCGCACGTCGCCGCCGTTGCGGACGAAGGCCCGGCGGTGGAAGAAGTGCGACGCCGCGATGGACATCCACACGGCCACCGTGGCGAACGCGGCGATCGAGATGAGCACCAGGTACACCGTGGTCGGGGCGACGATGCTGCTGACCAGAGACGCCAGACCGCCCACGAGGCTGACGAGGAGCGCGATCATCGGGATGCCCCGCTTGGTGAGCTTCGCGAAGGCCTTGGGGGCGTGGCCCTCGTCGGCCAGGGAGAACAGCATGCGGGCGCAGGAGTACAGGCCGCTGTTGCCGGCGGAGAGCAGTGCGGTGATGACCACGAAGTTCATGATGTCCGCGGCGTACGGGATGCCGAGCTCGGAGAACACCGTGACGAAGGGGCTCTCGTCGAGGCCGGCCTTGTCGTAGGGGATGGTGGCCGCGATGACGGTGATCGCGCCGATGAAGAAGATGACCAGACGGAGCACCGTGGTGCGCATGGCGCGGGGCACGCTGCGGACGGGGTCGGCGGTCTCACCGGCGGCGACGCCGATCAGCTCGGAGCCGGAGAACGCGAAGAGCACGGCGAGCACGGTGACCATCACACCGGTGAAGCCGTTCGGGAACAGGCCGCCCGGGGTGTTGAAGTTCTCGAAGAGGTGCGGGTAGTGGCCCTGCGCGGCCGGGTGGAAGCCGATCAGCGCGGCGCCGCCCAGGATGATCAGGCCGACG
Above is a window of Arthrobacter sp. Y-9 DNA encoding:
- a CDS encoding VOC family protein, which produces MRVKMCSIHVTDPAAAHAVYTEKFGFDTLMAIPEANLFIVQDASIPGGPGLLLEPSDNPIGEDYRSRVYEAGMPAIVFGVEDVAAEATRLAAAGLRVVGEPVVDPSGTYVDVDDSCGNLIRLHQD
- a CDS encoding LysR family transcriptional regulator substrate-binding protein, which codes for MDSLTFLYVPGVTPGKWIRRWEERMPQIALERRLVDDDAAATLALLDAGEADLAFVRVPAGTAATLREGRFAIPLYEEQQAVVAAKGHEITAFEELALEDLEGETILDNSLEGLQALGGLEMALEVVASGAGLLVLPLPEVRHLNNPDVVARRLHDTAPSEIVLVWRQDADSDRIQEFVGIVRGRRADSGRQPSVNQEQQAQAAKARKTRSAVAGAHGASKGKSGAQKGRSGGKPAPGKPGGGKGSGRGRGKPPSSGRKGR
- a CDS encoding amino acid permease, which produces MSAVPLHESGVKESTPEPPQQGLRRSMDTRHLVMIGLGGVIGSGLFVSSGYTISQAGPLGAVIAYLIGAVVVYLVMACLSELAIAYPVSGAFHIYAARTMGPATGFTTAWLYWLTWAVAIGSEFTAAGVMMQRWFPDVPVWIFCLIFAAVLFTMNAISSRVFGESEFWFAMIKVAAVVGLIILGGAALIGFHPAAQGHYPHLFENFNTPGGLFPNGFTGVMVTVLAVLFAFSGSELIGVAAGETADPVRSVPRAMRTTVLRLVIFFIGAITVIAATIPYDKAGLDESPFVTVFSELGIPYAADIMNFVVITALLSAGNSGLYSCARMLFSLADEGHAPKAFAKLTKRGIPMIALLVSLVGGLASLVSSIVAPTTVYLVLISIAAFATVAVWMSIAASHFFHRRAFVRNGGDVRTLPYRAPFFPLVPILAFTACFASMVGIAFDPTQVAALYIGVPFTVACYVFFHFRYGKGRKKRDGEQSPATETATDTEPEQVPAAV